The following proteins come from a genomic window of Flavobacterium crocinum:
- a CDS encoding ABC transporter has product MKKIIVFFIVIAIFGCSTKSELYKETDSFVQSLQTEYESYGFSPEKYSKTTGDGLYTISPIGRLINVKIQKVVSSEEYENLKKEIEEHYKGDTRVKSVYICQAGTIMIDCRN; this is encoded by the coding sequence ATGAAAAAAATTATAGTCTTTTTTATTGTAATTGCAATCTTTGGCTGTTCTACCAAAAGTGAATTATACAAAGAAACAGATTCGTTTGTACAATCTCTACAAACAGAGTATGAGAGCTATGGATTTTCTCCTGAGAAATATTCTAAAACTACTGGTGACGGATTATATACTATTTCTCCAATTGGTCGGTTAATCAATGTAAAAATACAAAAGGTTGTAAGTTCTGAAGAATACGAAAATCTAAAAAAAGAAATTGAAGAACACTACAAAGGCGACACAAGAGTTAAAAGCGTCTATATTTGCCAAGCTGGTACCATTATGATTGATTGTAGAAACTAA
- a CDS encoding tetratricopeptide repeat-containing sensor histidine kinase: MLRSPFFYFIIPLFLFSCQEKKIINNDNESIRKEALALRDKADENYEKQNFNTAFYEFNRSKALYETLKDSANIAYILIQMASIQQVNGDYYGSKETVTEALPYTKKNKNHTACINNILGIADKELSLYDDAIFYYKKSVDDFINLSEKQGPLSNIAAVNIQQKKYDNAITILEFLLESPLSKKILMEKVKENQKSSFNDNLGYAYFKKGFDKKGFDLMNEGLQIRIKTKDTYGSIESYLHLADYYSKKDLQKSDENALLAYNTATKLNSVDERLEALQILISNNHSAQDTKYVQKYFALNDSIIKVRNNFKNKFAKIKYDSKKEKDENEKLRLEKAENELSLQKASYMRIVFVIVFVFLVILIAILIRYYKNKNKAIEFKTSYDTETRIAKKIHDELANDVFNVIAFTESQSLSAESTRENLLQKLDDIYGRVRGISRENNSIDTGINFTRSIKEMLSAYNTRERNIIVTNLEEINWESIDDMKKITISRILQELMVNMKKHSKANLVVIKFESDLKTIFINYMDNGVGCEKSTIVKNGLQNMVNRIIAVNGTIDLETEPDKGFRVKITMPEQTLIKA; encoded by the coding sequence ATGTTACGCTCCCCGTTTTTTTATTTCATAATACCACTTTTTCTTTTTTCCTGTCAGGAAAAAAAGATAATTAATAATGATAACGAATCTATACGAAAAGAGGCACTTGCTTTACGAGATAAAGCTGATGAAAATTATGAAAAACAAAACTTCAACACGGCTTTCTATGAGTTCAATAGATCAAAAGCACTATACGAAACATTAAAAGATAGTGCCAATATTGCTTATATACTCATTCAAATGGCATCTATTCAACAAGTGAATGGCGATTATTATGGTAGTAAAGAAACAGTTACCGAAGCATTACCTTATACTAAGAAAAACAAAAATCACACTGCTTGTATAAATAATATTCTAGGAATTGCTGACAAAGAACTTTCTCTTTATGATGACGCTATATTTTATTACAAAAAATCAGTAGATGACTTCATCAATCTTAGTGAAAAACAAGGACCTTTAAGCAACATTGCAGCTGTCAATATTCAACAAAAAAAATATGATAATGCAATCACTATTTTAGAATTTCTCTTAGAATCTCCTTTAAGTAAAAAAATATTAATGGAGAAAGTTAAAGAAAATCAAAAATCAAGTTTTAATGACAATTTAGGTTACGCTTACTTTAAAAAAGGATTTGATAAAAAGGGATTTGATTTAATGAATGAAGGTCTTCAAATTAGAATTAAGACTAAAGACACTTACGGAAGCATTGAAAGTTATCTACACCTTGCCGACTACTATTCTAAAAAAGATCTTCAAAAATCAGACGAAAATGCTCTTTTGGCTTATAATACAGCCACAAAACTCAATAGTGTTGACGAAAGACTGGAAGCACTTCAAATTTTAATTTCCAATAATCACAGTGCACAGGACACCAAATATGTGCAAAAGTATTTTGCCTTAAATGACAGTATTATTAAAGTGAGAAACAACTTTAAAAATAAGTTTGCCAAGATTAAATACGATTCTAAAAAAGAAAAAGACGAAAATGAAAAACTTCGTTTAGAAAAAGCCGAAAATGAACTATCGCTGCAAAAAGCCAGTTACATGCGAATTGTATTTGTAATTGTATTTGTTTTCTTAGTGATTTTAATTGCCATTTTAATCCGTTATTATAAAAATAAAAACAAAGCAATAGAATTTAAAACTTCTTACGATACCGAAACCCGAATCGCAAAAAAAATACACGATGAGCTGGCTAATGACGTATTTAATGTAATTGCTTTTACCGAATCTCAGTCTTTATCTGCAGAAAGTACCAGAGAGAATCTGCTTCAAAAATTAGACGACATTTACGGACGTGTCAGAGGAATTTCAAGAGAAAATAATAGTATCGATACCGGAATCAATTTTACCCGAAGCATCAAAGAAATGCTTTCGGCTTATAATACCCGCGAAAGAAACATCATCGTGACCAATTTAGAAGAAATAAACTGGGAATCGATCGATGATATGAAAAAGATTACCATTAGCCGAATTTTACAGGAATTAATGGTCAATATGAAAAAACACAGTAAGGCAAACCTTGTGGTAATAAAATTTGAAAGTGACCTAAAAACGATCTTTATCAATTATATGGACAATGGTGTGGGTTGCGAAAAAAGTACTATTGTAAAAAATGGTCTTCAAAACATGGTAAACCGCATTATAGCCGTTAACGGAACTATTGATCTTGAAACAGAACCAGACAAAGGCTTTAGAGTAAAAATAACAATGCCGGAACAAACGCTAATAAAAGCTTAG
- a CDS encoding 5' nucleotidase, NT5C type: MKKKTIAIDMDGVLADFESQLIDHYNTAYGTSLTKESIQGLSEEEAFKERDLLFKVLNKDNFFRTLPVMQDAVESVRELQKNFEIFIVSAATEFPVSLAEKVAWLGEYFPFIKWENIVLCGSKRIINTDYMIDDHCKNLDYCIGKPIMFTAFHNVNQTHHLRVNNWKEAVAVLNETL; encoded by the coding sequence ATGAAAAAGAAAACAATTGCAATCGATATGGACGGCGTACTGGCTGATTTTGAATCTCAGCTAATAGATCACTATAATACAGCTTACGGAACTAGTTTAACCAAAGAAAGTATTCAGGGTTTAAGTGAAGAAGAGGCTTTTAAGGAAAGAGATTTGTTATTTAAAGTTTTAAATAAGGATAATTTTTTCAGAACCTTGCCTGTAATGCAGGATGCGGTTGAAAGTGTGCGAGAGTTACAAAAGAATTTTGAAATTTTTATTGTTTCTGCCGCGACAGAATTTCCGGTTTCTCTTGCAGAAAAAGTGGCCTGGCTTGGAGAATATTTTCCTTTTATTAAATGGGAAAATATTGTTCTATGCGGAAGTAAAAGAATCATCAATACCGATTATATGATAGATGATCACTGTAAAAATCTGGATTATTGTATCGGAAAACCAATTATGTTTACAGCATTTCATAATGTGAACCAAACACATCATTTGAGGGTAAATAACTGGAAAGAGGCAGTTGCCGTTTTAAACGAAACATTATAA
- a CDS encoding GH1 family beta-glucosidase, translating into MNKIENSFLNKNQFGEDFLWGVSTAAFQIEGAHDSDGKGSSIWDVFTSQKGKIKNGDHALTACDFYNSYQDDINLIRELNIPNFRFSISWPRIMPTGIHPVNQAGIDYYNKIIDSLLASGIEPWITLYHWDLPHELELKGGWTNRESVSWFSEYVAICVQHFGDRVKNWMVINEPSVFTGAGYFLGIHAPGKKGITNYLKAMHHVTLATAAGAIIIRNRIPHANIGTTFSCTHIEPATESAKDVEAAKRVDTLLNRTFIEPILGLGYPQKDLPVLKKLNNYILEDDLNNLAFDFDFIGLQCYTREVVKSAMLIPYIGAELVSAEKRNVISTEMGWEVYPPALYHVLKKFNEYEGIRKIIITENGAAFPDVVTNGKVFDIKRTHYIQDHLEQILKAKNDGLNVEGYFVWSLTDNFEWAEGYNARFGLIHVDFETQKRTIKNSGLWFKDFLS; encoded by the coding sequence ATGAATAAAATTGAAAACTCATTTTTGAACAAAAACCAATTTGGTGAAGATTTCTTGTGGGGTGTTTCTACCGCTGCTTTCCAAATTGAGGGAGCACATGATTCTGACGGAAAAGGTTCTTCTATCTGGGATGTTTTTACTTCCCAAAAGGGAAAAATAAAAAACGGCGATCATGCCCTGACTGCCTGCGATTTCTACAACTCTTATCAGGATGACATCAATTTGATTCGGGAACTCAATATTCCGAATTTTAGATTTTCTATCAGCTGGCCGCGAATTATGCCAACGGGAATTCATCCTGTAAATCAGGCCGGAATTGATTATTACAACAAAATCATAGATTCACTTCTTGCTTCCGGAATAGAACCCTGGATTACACTTTATCACTGGGATTTACCACACGAACTCGAATTAAAAGGAGGATGGACCAACCGCGAATCGGTTTCCTGGTTTTCAGAATATGTAGCAATTTGTGTGCAACATTTTGGCGACCGTGTAAAAAACTGGATGGTAATCAATGAACCTTCGGTATTTACAGGCGCAGGTTACTTTTTAGGCATTCATGCTCCCGGAAAAAAAGGAATTACCAATTACTTAAAAGCAATGCACCATGTTACTCTGGCAACAGCTGCAGGCGCAATAATTATACGTAACAGAATTCCGCACGCTAATATCGGAACGACATTTTCCTGTACCCATATAGAACCTGCTACAGAAAGCGCAAAAGATGTTGAAGCCGCAAAACGTGTCGATACTTTATTGAACAGAACTTTTATTGAACCTATTCTTGGTTTAGGTTATCCGCAAAAAGATCTTCCCGTTCTTAAAAAGCTCAATAATTATATTTTAGAAGACGACTTAAATAATCTTGCATTTGATTTTGACTTTATCGGTCTTCAGTGTTACACACGCGAAGTGGTAAAATCGGCCATGCTGATTCCGTATATTGGTGCCGAATTGGTAAGTGCCGAAAAACGAAATGTCATTTCGACTGAAATGGGCTGGGAAGTGTATCCACCGGCACTGTATCATGTTCTTAAAAAATTCAATGAATACGAAGGAATTCGAAAAATAATTATTACCGAAAATGGTGCTGCTTTTCCTGATGTGGTAACCAATGGAAAGGTTTTCGATATCAAAAGAACGCATTATATTCAGGATCACCTCGAACAGATTTTAAAGGCCAAAAACGACGGTTTAAATGTCGAAGGATACTTTGTATGGAGTCTGACCGATAACTTTGAATGGGCAGAAGGTTACAACGCCCGTTTTGGATTAATTCACGTAGATTTCGAAACGCAAAAACGAACTATTAAAAACTCTGGATTATGGTTTAAGGATTTTTTATCCTAA
- a CDS encoding lipocalin-like domain-containing protein: MKTTRLLLVSALSLGLFAASCSSDDNEGETIVPIQGKYNLRQTGTINADGQEVLIDALANQAGCSLDYLDLRLSNAAVYGDYSGSNCSLVETTGTYVRSHNDLTLTIGGVTTTSDIMNLTNKELKIKDKTTGVITVFSR, from the coding sequence ATGAAAACTACAAGATTATTATTAGTATCAGCCTTAAGTTTGGGATTATTTGCCGCATCATGTAGCAGTGACGATAACGAAGGAGAGACAATTGTTCCAATTCAGGGAAAATATAACCTGAGACAAACAGGAACAATTAATGCTGACGGGCAAGAAGTTTTAATCGATGCTCTGGCAAATCAAGCCGGATGTTCATTGGATTATTTAGATCTAAGATTAAGTAATGCAGCAGTTTACGGAGATTATAGTGGAAGTAATTGTTCGTTGGTAGAAACTACTGGAACTTATGTAAGATCTCACAATGATTTAACACTTACTATCGGAGGTGTTACTACAACTAGTGATATTATGAATCTTACTAACAAAGAACTTAAAATTAAAGACAAAACAACTGGTGTAATTACCGTTTTCTCTAGATAA
- a CDS encoding tetratricopeptide repeat-containing sensor histidine kinase, producing the protein MLRSPIFYLLIFLSFLSCQEKKAASVKSDKSRAYGDTLQQKAVDYFKKSNYNSAFYYFNKSKIAFETNKDSANIVFNLIQMANIQQINGDYYGSKETLTEALPYSKNDYNYTAAINNLFGIAYKELSLYSDAVFYYNEAIKNSADESAKLSPLNNIAVIYTQQKKYDQAIHILESLLRKKQITDKSKNRFLDNLGFAYFKKGEKEKGLMLMSKSLNLREQSSDSYGSIASYLHIAEYYAKTDSQKFNQYALHAYQTATDLNSIDERLDALSLLIIKGQNFKTSEYARKFVFLNDSILKIRNNYKNKFAKIKYDSKKEKDENQKLRLEKAENLVALKDAENERNIFIASFVAFILLLVYLKKQYDNRNRIKNIKIAYDTETRIAKDIHDGIANDVFHAITYTQTQPLTNENNKENLLQKLDSIYSRVRGISRENNDIDTGSNFPKNLKEMLSTYNNSQTNVIINGVEKINWDSVEDLKKIAIQRVLHELMVNMKKHSQAPVVSIKFNTNSNSLLIDYSDNGKGCEKSKIIKNGLQNMENRILAIKGTITFETEPDKGFKVKITMPK; encoded by the coding sequence ATGTTACGATCCCCGATTTTTTACTTATTAATTTTTCTGTCTTTTCTTTCCTGCCAGGAAAAGAAAGCGGCTTCTGTTAAATCTGATAAATCCAGAGCGTATGGCGATACTTTACAGCAAAAAGCAGTAGATTATTTTAAAAAAAGCAATTATAATAGTGCTTTTTACTACTTCAATAAATCTAAAATAGCCTTTGAAACCAATAAAGACAGTGCCAACATTGTCTTTAATTTAATTCAAATGGCCAATATTCAGCAAATAAATGGTGACTACTATGGCAGCAAGGAGACCTTGACCGAGGCACTACCTTACAGCAAAAATGACTATAATTATACTGCAGCAATTAATAACTTATTCGGAATTGCATACAAAGAACTTTCGCTTTATAGTGATGCTGTTTTTTATTACAATGAAGCGATAAAAAACTCAGCTGACGAATCTGCAAAATTATCTCCGCTCAACAATATTGCAGTTATTTACACACAGCAAAAGAAATATGATCAGGCGATTCATATTTTAGAATCTCTTTTAAGAAAAAAACAAATTACGGATAAAAGTAAAAACAGGTTTTTAGATAATCTTGGTTTTGCTTATTTCAAAAAAGGAGAAAAGGAGAAAGGTCTAATGTTAATGAGTAAAAGCCTTAATCTGAGAGAGCAATCGTCAGATTCTTATGGAAGTATTGCCAGCTATTTGCATATAGCCGAATATTATGCCAAAACCGATTCACAAAAATTCAATCAATATGCTTTACATGCGTATCAAACGGCAACAGACCTTAATAGTATCGATGAAAGATTAGATGCTTTATCCTTATTGATTATAAAAGGACAAAATTTTAAAACTTCTGAGTATGCTCGAAAATTTGTTTTTCTAAATGACAGCATTCTTAAAATCCGAAATAATTACAAAAACAAATTTGCCAAAATAAAATACGACTCTAAAAAAGAAAAAGACGAAAATCAAAAACTTCGTTTAGAAAAAGCAGAGAATTTAGTAGCATTAAAAGATGCTGAAAACGAGAGAAATATTTTTATTGCCTCTTTTGTTGCCTTTATCCTTTTACTGGTTTATCTGAAAAAACAATATGACAACCGAAATCGAATAAAAAATATCAAAATAGCTTATGATACCGAAACCCGCATTGCAAAAGACATTCATGACGGTATCGCAAACGATGTTTTTCATGCTATTACTTATACACAAACCCAGCCTTTGACCAACGAGAATAACAAAGAAAATTTGTTACAAAAACTAGATAGCATTTATTCTCGCGTTCGCGGAATTTCCCGTGAAAACAATGATATTGACACTGGGTCAAATTTCCCAAAAAATTTAAAAGAAATGCTTTCTACTTATAATAACAGTCAAACCAATGTTATTATTAACGGTGTGGAAAAAATAAATTGGGATTCTGTTGAAGATTTAAAAAAGATTGCTATTCAGCGAGTTTTACATGAATTAATGGTCAATATGAAAAAACACAGTCAAGCTCCTGTAGTCTCAATAAAATTTAATACAAACTCAAATTCCCTGCTTATTGATTACAGCGATAACGGAAAAGGCTGCGAAAAATCAAAAATTATAAAAAATGGTTTACAAAATATGGAAAACCGTATTCTGGCCATAAAAGGAACTATTACTTTTGAAACTGAACCTGATAAAGGTTTTAAAGTAAAAATAACAATGCCTAAATAA
- a CDS encoding DeoR/GlpR family DNA-binding transcription regulator, with translation MKKEERQKAILEYLAKEHRVTSIELSEYLSVSEDTIRRDLKELSDQGLLKAVRGGAVAPSPIPLHYRKREKHDIENKKIIAQKAISYLKDGQVVFIDGGTTSLALVASFPYDLKLTVITNSFPVASLVEDLPNIDLIFAGGKMCKTSFTTSSIETMDFFRNFRADVCILGICSIHHERGITGILYDDSMLKKNMVQNSNFVIALSSIEKVETAESYFVCPIKDINVLVTNVSPEEEILKAYKNTGLTIL, from the coding sequence ATGAAAAAGGAAGAACGTCAAAAAGCCATTTTAGAGTACTTAGCTAAAGAACATCGCGTAACCTCCATAGAATTAAGCGAATACCTGAGCGTTTCAGAAGACACCATAAGACGTGATTTAAAGGAGCTTTCAGATCAGGGACTTTTAAAAGCAGTTCGCGGCGGCGCGGTTGCCCCTTCTCCTATTCCGTTACATTACAGAAAAAGAGAAAAACACGATATCGAAAACAAAAAGATTATTGCCCAAAAAGCGATTTCTTATTTAAAAGACGGACAAGTCGTTTTTATTGATGGAGGGACAACTTCTTTAGCTTTAGTAGCAAGCTTTCCTTACGATCTAAAATTAACGGTTATTACCAATAGTTTTCCGGTCGCCTCGTTAGTGGAAGATTTACCTAACATTGATTTAATTTTTGCGGGCGGTAAAATGTGTAAAACTTCTTTTACCACTTCAAGTATTGAAACAATGGATTTTTTTAGAAATTTCAGAGCCGATGTCTGCATTTTAGGAATCTGCAGTATTCATCACGAACGCGGTATTACAGGGATTTTATATGATGATTCGATGCTTAAAAAGAATATGGTTCAAAATTCCAATTTTGTAATCGCATTGAGTTCGATAGAAAAAGTAGAAACTGCCGAATCTTATTTTGTTTGCCCAATAAAAGACATAAATGTTTTGGTAACGAATGTTTCGCCGGAAGAAGAAATTTTAAAAGCCTACAAAAACACCGGATTAACAATTCTGTAA
- a CDS encoding type VI secretion system Vgr family protein, with product MSKFSEQVHISISTFKKNIVYYDLKLTQSMANHHYFSFVWQYTAEAVIDPEKQANAVSKYIGSEVIFTFKVNGIKLMSKGIVRGLKSIDRHGSPAGLHVYGISHTVFLEDGPKSRIFLDKNLQQIALEIFAETQSDEFYQTQAIRPTYTKSFSFKPQYNETSFNFIKRLSERYGQWFYFDGMRMQFGETKATNIKLINGSSLHEFTIETNLFSHKSSFGSYDYLTASNIRNSALVNDNGSRDRFTSSMVWNQLAVTTKELNVGTYTNNAQNKEEIDEMVKLQTSAHNANCVFYSGISYFPIGVGQVFSIQNKTVEHSLIAVEVIHHSQVNGDYKCEFKAIPSDVVVPHYTNVNVFAFAEAQPAKITDNNDPEGLGRVKVQYYWNGWGNESEWMRVTQLYAGSGKGGYFRPEIGEEVQVSFQGGNAECPYVSGTYYNGKEKPEFFDPKNMIKGWKLRFGMLFKFIEKVGIWLSDPSGNELHMNEETKSTTITVPETLTLNCKNLIINASESITTNAGMNISETATINKSTNVGGMLNTNVIGNSMFYVRGNHDEFIDGDLNSDIKKDKNYTVAGKNRHQSENGHEFHSDTTIKNNSSEDTTQN from the coding sequence ATGAGTAAATTTTCAGAACAAGTTCATATTTCGATCAGCACTTTTAAAAAAAACATTGTTTACTATGATTTAAAGCTGACACAGTCAATGGCAAACCACCATTACTTTTCTTTTGTCTGGCAATACACTGCAGAAGCTGTAATTGATCCTGAAAAACAAGCCAATGCAGTTTCAAAATATATTGGAAGTGAAGTTATTTTTACTTTTAAAGTCAACGGAATTAAGTTAATGTCTAAAGGTATAGTTCGAGGCTTAAAATCAATAGATCGTCATGGCAGTCCGGCAGGCCTTCATGTTTACGGAATAAGTCATACTGTTTTTCTTGAGGACGGTCCTAAATCAAGAATTTTTCTAGATAAAAATCTTCAGCAGATTGCACTTGAAATATTTGCAGAAACCCAATCCGATGAATTTTATCAGACACAAGCCATTAGACCAACTTATACCAAAAGTTTTTCTTTTAAACCACAGTATAACGAAACCAGCTTTAATTTCATAAAACGTCTCTCTGAACGCTATGGACAATGGTTTTATTTTGACGGAATGCGAATGCAGTTTGGAGAAACTAAAGCCACCAATATTAAACTAATTAACGGTTCGTCACTGCATGAGTTTACAATAGAAACCAATCTGTTTTCGCATAAAAGTTCTTTTGGAAGTTATGATTACCTCACGGCATCAAACATTCGGAATTCGGCATTGGTTAATGATAATGGAAGCCGAGATAGATTTACTTCCTCAATGGTTTGGAATCAGTTAGCCGTAACAACAAAAGAATTAAATGTAGGTACTTATACCAATAATGCGCAGAACAAAGAGGAAATTGATGAAATGGTCAAACTGCAAACTTCGGCGCATAATGCCAATTGTGTTTTTTACAGTGGTATATCCTATTTTCCAATTGGTGTCGGACAGGTTTTTAGCATTCAAAATAAAACAGTCGAACATAGCCTGATAGCCGTAGAAGTTATTCATCATTCTCAAGTAAATGGTGATTACAAATGTGAGTTCAAAGCCATTCCATCTGATGTTGTGGTACCACATTATACCAATGTAAATGTATTCGCTTTTGCCGAAGCACAGCCTGCAAAAATAACTGACAATAACGATCCCGAAGGTCTGGGACGTGTTAAAGTGCAATATTATTGGAATGGCTGGGGCAATGAGAGCGAATGGATGCGCGTAACACAGCTATATGCCGGATCAGGAAAGGGCGGTTATTTCAGACCTGAAATTGGCGAAGAGGTTCAGGTTAGTTTTCAGGGAGGCAATGCCGAATGCCCGTATGTTTCAGGTACGTATTACAACGGAAAAGAAAAACCGGAGTTTTTTGACCCGAAGAATATGATAAAAGGCTGGAAACTTCGATTTGGAATGCTGTTTAAGTTTATAGAAAAAGTGGGAATCTGGCTTTCTGATCCGAGCGGTAATGAACTACATATGAATGAAGAAACAAAAAGTACTACTATAACTGTTCCGGAAACATTGACCCTTAATTGTAAAAATTTAATAATAAATGCTTCTGAGAGTATTACTACTAATGCTGGAATGAATATTTCTGAAACAGCAACAATTAATAAATCTACAAATGTTGGAGGGATGTTAAATACAAATGTTATAGGGAACAGCATGTTTTATGTGCGTGGTAATCATGATGAATTTATCGATGGAGATTTAAATTCAGATATAAAGAAAGATAAAAACTATACAGTTGCAGGAAAAAACAGGCATCAAAGTGAAAATGGACATGAATTTCATTCTGATACAACTATAAAAAATAATAGTTCTGAGGATACAACACAAAACTAA
- a CDS encoding DNA-binding transcriptional response regulator: protein MFKKVIIAEDFEEFNLAIKQTLNDFNIVNFQHAKYCDDAFLKIRKAIQDNEPYDLLISDLSFKKDHREVKIGSGDELIQKVRELQPDIKVIAYSIEDKNARIKSLFDDSEINAFVLKGRNSIEELKKAITIISTSDQKFISPEVASALLEKNNFEIDDVDIKILKYLSAGTSQDEIIEIFKSSDVKPNSKSAMEKRLSKLKDFFKANNTVHLVSIVKDMGII, encoded by the coding sequence ATGTTTAAAAAAGTAATAATAGCCGAGGATTTTGAAGAATTCAATTTAGCCATAAAACAAACTTTGAATGATTTCAACATTGTCAATTTTCAGCACGCAAAATATTGCGACGATGCTTTTCTAAAAATAAGAAAAGCTATTCAGGATAATGAACCATACGATTTATTAATTAGTGATCTTTCATTTAAAAAAGACCATCGTGAAGTAAAAATTGGCAGTGGTGATGAGTTAATTCAAAAAGTTCGTGAATTGCAGCCTGACATTAAAGTCATTGCTTATTCTATTGAAGATAAAAATGCTCGTATAAAATCACTTTTTGACGATTCTGAAATTAATGCCTTTGTACTAAAAGGCAGAAACAGTATTGAGGAATTAAAAAAAGCGATTACCATAATTTCGACCTCAGATCAAAAGTTTATTTCGCCGGAAGTGGCTTCTGCCCTTCTTGAAAAAAATAATTTCGAGATTGACGATGTCGACATCAAAATTCTCAAATATTTGTCTGCCGGAACTTCGCAAGATGAAATTATCGAGATTTTTAAAAGCTCGGATGTTAAACCAAATAGTAAAAGTGCTATGGAAAAAAGATTATCTAAACTCAAAGATTTTTTCAAAGCCAACAATACCGTTCATTTGGTTTCAATTGTAAAAGATATGGGGATTATTTAA